The following are encoded in a window of Syngnathoides biaculeatus isolate LvHL_M chromosome 3, ASM1980259v1, whole genome shotgun sequence genomic DNA:
- the psmd14 gene encoding 26S proteasome non-ATPase regulatory subunit 14: MDRLLRLGGGMPGLGQGPPTDAPAVDTAEQVYISSLALLKMLKHGRAGVPMEVMGLMLGEFVDDYTVRVIDVFAMPQSGTGVSVEAVDPVFQAKMLDMLKQTGRPEMVVGWYHSHPGFGCWLSGVDINTQQSFEALSERAVAVVVDPIQSVKGKVVIDAFRLINANMMVLGHEPRQTTSNLGHLNKPSIQALIHGLNRHYYSITINYRKNELEQKMLLNLHKKSWMEGLTLQDYSEHCKLNETIVKEMLELAKNYNKAVEEEDKMTPEQLAIKNVGKQDPKRHLEEHVDVLMTSNIVQCLAAMLDTVVFQ; the protein is encoded by the exons ATGGACCGTCTCTTGAGGCTCGGTGGGGGAATGCCAGGGCTCGGCCAG GGCCCCCCGACAGATGCACCGGCTGTGGACACAGCAGAGCAAGTCTACATCTCATCATTGGCACTGCTCAAG ATGTTGAAGCACGGGCGTGCGGGCGTACCAATGGAAGTCATGGGACTGATGCTGGGAGAGTTTGTTGACGACTACACTGTGCGAGTTATTGATGTCTTTGCCATGCCCCAGTCTGGAACG GGTGTGAGTGTTGAGGCAGTGGATCCTGTGTTCCAAGCCAAGATGTTGGATATGTTGAAGCAAACGGGGAG GCCCGAGATGGTGGTGGGTTGGTATCACAGCCACCCCGGTTTTGGCTGCTGGTTGTCCGGGGTGGACATCAACACACAGCAGAGCTTCGAGGCGCTGTCGGAGAGAGCGGTCGCCGTGGTGGTGGATCCCATTCAGAGTGTCAAGGGAAAG GTTGTCATTGATGCCTTCAGACTGATCAATGCAAATATGATGGTTTTGGGTCATGAACCAAGACAAACCACATCAAATCTGGGTCATCTGAACAAACCCTCGATCCAG GCTTTGATTCATGGACTGAACAGACACTACTATTCAATCACCATTAATTACAGGAAAAATGAGTTGGAGCAGAAG ATGCTGCTCAACTTGCATAAGAAGAGTTGGATGGAAGGTCTCACACTGCAGGATTACAGCGAGCACTGCAAACTCAACGAGACCATCGTCAAGGAAATGCTGGAACTCGCCAAGAACTACAACAAA GCTGTTGAAGAGGAGGACAAAATGACACCAGAACAGCTGGCCATCAAGAATGTCGGAAAACAG GATCCCAAGAGGCACTTGGAGGAGCACGTCGATGTTTTGATGACATCTAACATTGTTCAGTGCCTCGCTGCCATGTTGGATACGGTTGTTTTTCAGTAA